From one Streptomyces spiramyceticus genomic stretch:
- the glyA gene encoding serine hydroxymethyltransferase, whose amino-acid sequence MPVTTAPAATVQQAHTAPGPDFDALRRSDPEIADVILGEMGREATGLQLIAAENFTSPAVLAALGSPLANKYAEGYPGARHHGGCEIVDVAERIAIDRAMSLFAAEHANVQPHSGSAAVLAAYAALLRPGDTVLAMGLPYGGHLTHGSPANFSGRWFDFIGYGVEPDTGIIDYDQVRLLARTHRPRAIVVGSIAYPRHPDYALFREIADETGAYLIADAAHPIGLVAGGAAPSPVPYADVVCATTHKVLRGPRGGMLLCGADLAERIDRAVFPFTQGGAQMHTVAAKAVAFGEAAAPAFSTYAHQVVTNARALAEGLAAEGVAVTTGGTDTHLITADTAPLGLDGRTARGRLAAAGMVLDTCALPYGDERGIRLGTAAVTTQGMGKAEMARIAELFSMALREDRKALTEVRELADGFPPYPARD is encoded by the coding sequence ATGCCGGTCACCACCGCACCCGCAGCCACCGTTCAGCAGGCGCACACCGCCCCCGGCCCCGACTTCGACGCGCTGCGCCGCAGCGACCCGGAGATCGCCGATGTCATCCTCGGCGAAATGGGCCGCGAGGCCACCGGGCTTCAGCTGATCGCGGCCGAGAACTTCACCTCGCCCGCCGTCCTCGCCGCCCTCGGCTCCCCGCTGGCCAACAAGTACGCCGAGGGCTACCCGGGCGCCCGCCACCACGGCGGCTGCGAGATCGTCGACGTCGCCGAGCGCATCGCGATCGACCGTGCCATGAGCCTGTTCGCCGCCGAGCACGCCAACGTCCAGCCGCACTCCGGCTCCGCCGCGGTCCTCGCCGCGTACGCCGCCCTGCTGCGCCCGGGCGACACCGTGCTGGCGATGGGACTCCCGTACGGGGGACATCTCACCCATGGCTCCCCGGCCAATTTCTCCGGCCGCTGGTTCGACTTCATCGGTTACGGCGTCGAACCGGACACCGGCATCATCGACTACGACCAGGTGCGCCTCCTGGCCCGTACGCACCGCCCCCGAGCCATCGTCGTCGGCTCCATCGCCTACCCCAGGCACCCCGACTACGCGCTCTTCCGCGAGATCGCCGACGAGACCGGCGCCTACCTCATCGCCGACGCCGCCCATCCCATCGGCCTGGTCGCCGGGGGAGCGGCGCCCAGTCCCGTCCCGTACGCCGATGTCGTCTGCGCCACCACCCACAAGGTGCTGCGGGGCCCGCGCGGCGGCATGCTCCTGTGCGGCGCGGACCTCGCCGAGCGCATCGACCGTGCCGTGTTCCCCTTCACGCAGGGCGGCGCCCAGATGCACACGGTGGCCGCCAAGGCGGTCGCCTTCGGGGAGGCGGCGGCGCCCGCGTTCTCGACGTACGCCCATCAGGTGGTCACCAATGCCCGCGCACTCGCGGAGGGGCTCGCGGCCGAGGGCGTGGCCGTCACCACCGGCGGCACGGACACCCACCTGATCACCGCGGACACGGCTCCGCTGGGCCTGGACGGGCGTACGGCCCGTGGCCGTCTGGCGGCCGCCGGCATGGTGCTCGACACATGCGCTCTTCCGTACGGCGACGAGCGCGGGATCCGGCTCGGGACCGCGGCCGTCACCACGCAGGGAATGGGCAAGGCCGAGATGGCGCGTATCGCGGAGCTCTTCTCGATGGCGCTGCGCGAGGACAGGAAAGCGCTGACGGAGGTACGGGAGCTGGCGGACGGGTTTCCGCCGTATCCAGCACGGGATTGA
- a CDS encoding MraY family glycosyltransferase, protein MREYLLTLCVTAAVTYLLTGPVRKFAIATGAMPEIRARDVHREPTPRLGGIAMFGGLCAGLLVADHLRNLNSVFELSNEPRALLSGAAVIWLIGVLDDKFEIDALIKLGGQFIAAGVMVMQGLTILWLPVPGIGPVSVTAWQGNLLTVALVVITINAVNFVDGLDGLAAGMVCIASAAFFMYAYRIWYGYGIEEAAPATLFAAILMGMCVGFLPHNMHPARIFMGDSGSMLIGLVLAAGAISVTGQVDPDAMKLFAGGKREATHAMLPVFIPLLLPLTIIAIPVADLLLAIVRRTWQGKSPFAADRGHLHHRLLEIGHSHSRAVLIMYFWSALIAFGAVAYSVHSASMWIVLGIVTLSAVGLVLLLLPRFTPRAPRWAESFVPPRYRRSRRELFAASTEAEAATDEPAEPEVRTPVPAGVNGATAIGPRSRFPERRKAGTHR, encoded by the coding sequence GTGCGTGAATATCTGCTGACGCTCTGCGTCACGGCGGCGGTGACATATCTGCTGACCGGACCGGTGCGGAAGTTCGCCATCGCGACCGGCGCGATGCCGGAGATCCGTGCCCGCGACGTACACCGGGAGCCGACTCCTCGGCTCGGTGGCATCGCGATGTTCGGCGGTCTGTGCGCCGGTCTGCTGGTCGCGGACCATCTGCGGAACCTGAACAGCGTCTTCGAGCTGTCGAACGAACCGCGTGCGCTGCTGTCCGGCGCCGCCGTGATCTGGCTCATCGGCGTACTGGACGACAAATTCGAGATCGACGCCCTGATCAAGCTGGGCGGCCAGTTCATCGCCGCAGGCGTCATGGTCATGCAGGGTCTGACGATCCTGTGGCTGCCCGTCCCGGGCATCGGCCCGGTCTCGGTGACCGCCTGGCAGGGCAATCTGCTCACTGTCGCGCTCGTCGTGATCACCATCAACGCGGTGAACTTCGTGGACGGCCTCGACGGCCTCGCCGCGGGCATGGTCTGCATCGCCTCGGCGGCGTTCTTCATGTACGCGTACCGGATCTGGTACGGGTACGGAATCGAGGAGGCCGCCCCCGCCACCCTCTTCGCCGCGATCCTGATGGGCATGTGCGTCGGCTTCCTGCCGCACAACATGCATCCGGCCAGAATCTTCATGGGCGACTCGGGGTCGATGCTCATCGGCCTGGTCCTGGCGGCCGGTGCGATCTCGGTCACGGGACAGGTCGACCCGGACGCGATGAAGCTGTTCGCGGGCGGCAAGCGCGAGGCCACGCACGCGATGCTGCCGGTCTTCATCCCGCTGCTGCTGCCGCTGACGATCATCGCAATCCCGGTCGCGGACCTGCTGCTGGCCATCGTGCGGCGTACCTGGCAGGGCAAGTCGCCGTTCGCCGCGGACCGCGGACACCTGCACCACCGACTGCTCGAAATCGGCCACTCGCACAGCCGGGCCGTGCTGATCATGTACTTCTGGTCGGCCCTGATCGCCTTCGGCGCCGTCGCCTACTCGGTGCACTCGGCGAGCATGTGGATCGTCCTGGGCATCGTCACGCTGAGCGCGGTCGGCCTGGTGCTCCTGCTGCTGCCGCGGTTCACGCCGCGCGCCCCGCGGTGGGCGGAGTCCTTCGTCCCGCCGCGTTACCGCAGGAGCCGTAGGGAGCTCTTTGCGGCGTCCACGGAGGCGGAAGCCGCTACGGATGAACCTGCTGAGCCGGAGGTGCGTACGCCCGTGCCTGCGGGCGTCAACGGGGCGACCGCGATCGGTCCCCGTTCGCGGTTCCCCGAGCGGCGTAAGGCCGGAACGCACCGGTGA
- the atpB gene encoding F0F1 ATP synthase subunit A: protein MSAEQTTLAFDWSCRVFADNGCGFPAPGLHSFLFKPMFTIGGYEFNKPMLLALLSTVVVIGFFWAAFSKPKLVPGKIQMMGEAGYDFVRRGIVYEVLGKKDGEKYVPLMVALFFFIWIINIWSVVPLMQFPVSSVIAFPAALALLVYLIWLPLTFKTHGFVGGLKNVTGYDKSLGPVLPLVMVIEFFSNVIVRPFTHMVRLFANMFAGHLLLVMFTVSSWYLLNSWLIPAAGVSFVMTAAMIVFELFVQLIQAYVFVLLACTYIQGALAKHH from the coding sequence GTGAGTGCTGAACAGACGACGCTCGCCTTCGATTGGAGCTGCCGTGTCTTCGCCGACAACGGCTGCGGATTCCCGGCCCCGGGTCTGCACTCCTTTCTCTTCAAGCCGATGTTCACCATCGGTGGCTACGAGTTCAACAAGCCGATGCTGCTGGCGCTTCTCTCCACCGTCGTGGTGATCGGCTTCTTCTGGGCGGCGTTCAGTAAGCCCAAGCTCGTGCCGGGCAAGATTCAGATGATGGGCGAGGCGGGCTACGACTTCGTACGCCGCGGCATCGTCTACGAGGTCCTGGGCAAGAAGGACGGCGAGAAGTATGTGCCGCTGATGGTGGCGCTGTTCTTCTTCATCTGGATCATCAACATCTGGTCGGTCGTCCCGCTCATGCAGTTCCCGGTGAGCTCGGTCATCGCCTTCCCGGCCGCCCTGGCGCTTCTGGTCTACCTGATCTGGCTGCCGCTGACGTTCAAGACCCACGGATTTGTCGGCGGTCTGAAGAATGTCACCGGTTACGACAAGTCGCTCGGCCCGGTGCTGCCGCTCGTCATGGTCATCGAGTTCTTCTCGAACGTGATTGTCCGGCCGTTCACGCACATGGTCCGACTGTTCGCGAACATGTTCGCCGGACACCTGCTGCTGGTGATGTTCACCGTCTCCAGCTGGTACCTGCTGAACAGCTGGCTCATCCCGGCCGCCGGCGTCTCGTTCGTCATGACCGCGGCCATGATCGTCTTCGAGCTCTTCGTCCAGCTGATTCAGGCGTACGTCTTCGTACTCCTGGCCTGCACTTACATCCAGGGCGCGCTCGCCAAGCACCACTGA
- the atpE gene encoding ATP synthase F0 subunit C, which yields MSAALTNLAAVNGDLKALGSIGYGLAAIGPGVGVGIIFGNGTQALARQPEAAGLIRTNQILGFAFCEALALIGIVMPFVYGS from the coding sequence ATGTCCGCTGCTCTCACGAACCTCGCCGCCGTGAACGGCGACCTCAAGGCCCTCGGCTCCATCGGCTACGGTCTTGCCGCCATCGGCCCCGGCGTCGGCGTCGGCATCATCTTCGGCAACGGCACGCAGGCCCTGGCCCGCCAGCCCGAGGCCGCCGGCCTGATCCGCACCAACCAGATCCTCGGCTTCGCCTTCTGTGAGGCGCTCGCCCTGATCGGCATCGTCATGCCGTTCGTCTACGGCAGCTGA
- a CDS encoding F0F1 ATP synthase subunit B, translated as MNALVLASTEEQNPLVPPGPEFLVGLLAFGIVFYFLYTKLIPNINKVLVERREAIEGGIEKADAAQSEAQSVLEQYKAQLAEARHEAARLRQEALEQGTALREELRAEGQRQREEIIAAGHTQLEADRKQAAHSLRQDVGKLATELAGKLVGESLEDHARQSRTIDRFLGELEEKAEAAR; from the coding sequence GTGAACGCGCTGGTATTGGCGTCGACCGAGGAGCAGAACCCCCTCGTCCCGCCCGGTCCAGAGTTCCTCGTCGGGCTGCTCGCCTTCGGCATCGTCTTCTACTTCCTCTACACGAAGCTCATCCCGAACATCAACAAAGTTCTGGTAGAGCGTCGTGAGGCGATCGAGGGCGGTATCGAGAAGGCGGATGCAGCTCAGTCCGAGGCCCAGAGCGTGCTGGAGCAGTACAAGGCCCAGCTCGCCGAGGCACGCCACGAGGCCGCCCGCCTGCGCCAGGAGGCGCTTGAGCAGGGCACTGCGCTGAGGGAAGAACTCCGCGCCGAGGGTCAGCGCCAGCGCGAGGAAATCATCGCTGCCGGCCACACCCAGCTCGAGGCGGACCGTAAGCAGGCCGCACACTCGCTGCGCCAGGACGTGGGCAAGCTCGCCACCGAACTGGCCGGCAAGCTCGTCGGCGAGTCCCTCGAGGACCACGCCCGGCAGAGCCGCACCATCGACCGTTTCCTCGGCGAGCTCGAGGAGAAGGCCGAGGCTGCGCGATGA
- a CDS encoding F0F1 ATP synthase subunit delta, whose protein sequence is MNGASREALAAARERLDALTDNTSVDAAKLAGELAAVTALLDREVSLRRVLTDPSQAGEAKAGLAARVLSGQVGGETADLVSGMVRARWSRSRDLVDAIEVLADTADLTAAQQAGALDDVEDEVFRFGRIVSSSTELRAALTDRVATAAAKGELLRSLLGGKAHAVTERIIVRLVTQPRGRSLEAGLESISKVAAERRDRMVAVVTSAVPLTDQQKQRLGGALAKLYGRQMHLNLDVDPEVLGGIQVRVGDEVINGTIAERLEEATRRMAG, encoded by the coding sequence ATGAACGGAGCGAGCCGCGAGGCACTGGCCGCCGCACGCGAGCGTCTCGACGCGCTGACCGACAACACGTCGGTCGACGCGGCGAAGCTCGCGGGCGAGCTGGCCGCCGTCACCGCGCTGCTCGACCGCGAGGTGTCGCTGCGCCGGGTCCTGACGGACCCGTCGCAGGCCGGTGAGGCCAAGGCCGGACTGGCCGCGCGAGTACTGAGCGGTCAGGTGGGCGGCGAGACCGCCGACCTGGTCTCCGGCATGGTCCGCGCCCGCTGGTCGCGCTCGCGTGACCTGGTCGACGCGATCGAGGTACTGGCGGACACCGCCGACCTCACCGCGGCGCAGCAGGCAGGCGCGCTCGACGACGTGGAGGACGAGGTGTTCCGGTTCGGCCGGATCGTCTCTTCCAGCACCGAGCTGCGGGCGGCGCTGACCGACCGGGTGGCCACGGCCGCCGCCAAGGGTGAGCTGCTCCGCAGCCTGCTCGGCGGCAAAGCCCACGCTGTGACGGAGCGCATCATCGTGCGTCTCGTGACTCAGCCTCGTGGACGTAGCCTGGAGGCGGGACTCGAGTCCATCTCCAAGGTCGCCGCGGAGCGCCGGGACCGCATGGTCGCGGTGGTCACGTCGGCGGTGCCGCTGACCGACCAGCAGAAGCAGCGTCTCGGCGGAGCACTGGCGAAGCTGTACGGGCGCCAGATGCACCTCAACCTCGACGTGGACCCCGAGGTCCTCGGCGGGATCCAGGTGCGCGTCGGCGACGAGGTCATCAACGGGACCATCGCGGAGCGCCTCGAAGAGGCAACCCGCCGCATGGCCGGCTGA
- the atpA gene encoding F0F1 ATP synthase subunit alpha, giving the protein MAELTIRPEEIRDALENFVQSYQPDAASREEVGTVSVAGDGIAKVEGLPSAMANELLKFEDGTLGLALNLEEREIGAIVLGEFSGIEEGQPVQRTGEVLSVGVGEGYLGRVVDPLGNPIDGLGEIATESRRALELQAPGVMVRKSVHEPMQTGYKAVDAMVPIGRGQRQLIIGDRQTGKTALAVDTIINQRDNWRSGDVNKQVRCIYVAIGQKGSTIASVRGALEEAGALEYTTIVAAPASDPAGFKYLAPYTGSAIGQHWMYAGKHVLIIFDDLSKQADAYRSVSLLLRRPPGREAYPGDVFYLHSRLLERCAKLSDDMGAGSMTGLPIVETRANDVSAFIPTNVISITDGQCFLESDLFNAGQRPALNVGISVSRVGGSAQHKAMKQVSGRLRVDLAQYRELEAFAAFGSDLDAASKASLERGKRMVELLKQPQYAPFPVEEQVVSVWAGTTGKMDDVPVEDIRRFEAELLEYLRRERKDLLTSIAEGGKMSDDTLQSIADAITAFKRQFETSDGKLLGEDAPAVNVSK; this is encoded by the coding sequence ATGGCGGAGCTCACGATCCGGCCGGAGGAGATCCGGGACGCGCTGGAGAACTTTGTCCAGTCGTACCAGCCGGACGCGGCCTCGCGCGAGGAGGTCGGAACGGTAAGCGTTGCCGGCGACGGCATCGCGAAGGTCGAGGGTCTTCCCTCGGCCATGGCGAACGAGCTGCTGAAGTTCGAGGACGGCACCCTCGGTCTCGCCCTCAACCTTGAGGAGCGGGAGATCGGTGCGATCGTCCTCGGCGAGTTCAGCGGTATCGAGGAGGGCCAGCCGGTGCAGCGCACCGGTGAGGTGCTCTCCGTCGGCGTCGGCGAGGGTTACCTCGGCCGCGTCGTCGACCCGCTCGGCAACCCGATCGACGGTCTCGGCGAGATCGCGACCGAAAGCCGTCGCGCCCTCGAGCTGCAGGCCCCCGGCGTCATGGTCCGTAAGTCGGTCCACGAGCCGATGCAGACCGGCTACAAGGCCGTCGACGCGATGGTGCCGATCGGCCGTGGCCAGCGTCAGCTGATCATTGGTGACCGTCAGACCGGCAAGACCGCTCTGGCCGTCGACACGATCATCAACCAGCGCGACAACTGGCGCTCCGGCGACGTGAACAAGCAGGTTCGCTGCATCTACGTCGCCATCGGCCAGAAGGGCTCCACCATCGCGTCTGTGCGCGGTGCGCTGGAGGAGGCGGGCGCGCTCGAGTACACGACGATCGTCGCCGCCCCCGCGTCCGACCCGGCCGGCTTCAAGTACCTTGCGCCGTACACCGGTTCGGCCATCGGCCAGCACTGGATGTACGCCGGCAAGCACGTCCTGATCATCTTCGACGACCTGTCGAAGCAGGCCGACGCCTACCGCTCCGTGTCGCTGCTGCTGCGCCGTCCGCCGGGCCGCGAGGCCTACCCGGGCGACGTCTTCTACCTGCACTCGCGTCTGCTGGAGCGCTGCGCGAAGCTCTCCGACGACATGGGCGCCGGTTCGATGACCGGTCTTCCGATCGTCGAGACCAGGGCGAACGACGTGTCGGCGTTCATCCCGACCAACGTCATCTCCATCACCGACGGCCAGTGCTTCCTGGAGTCCGACCTGTTCAACGCGGGCCAGCGCCCGGCGCTGAACGTCGGTATCTCGGTCTCGCGTGTCGGTGGCTCCGCCCAGCACAAGGCCATGAAGCAGGTCTCCGGCCGTCTTCGCGTGGACCTCGCCCAGTACCGCGAGCTGGAGGCGTTCGCCGCCTTCGGTTCCGACCTGGACGCGGCCTCCAAGGCGTCGCTGGAGCGCGGTAAGCGCATGGTCGAGCTGCTGAAGCAGCCGCAGTACGCGCCGTTCCCGGTCGAGGAGCAGGTTGTCTCCGTCTGGGCCGGCACCACCGGCAAGATGGACGACGTACCGGTCGAGGACATCCGTCGCTTCGAGGCCGAGCTGCTGGAGTACCTGCGCCGCGAGCGCAAGGACCTCCTCACCTCGATCGCCGAGGGCGGCAAGATGTCGGACGACACGCTGCAGTCCATCGCCGACGCCATCACGGCCTTCAAGCGGCAGTTCGAGACCTCCGACGGCAAGCTTCTGGGCGAGGACGCCCCGGCCGTCAACGTCTCCAAGTGA
- a CDS encoding F0F1 ATP synthase subunit gamma, with protein MGAQLRVYKRRIQAVTATKKITKAMEMIAASRIVKAQRKVAASMPYANELTRAVTAVATGSTTKHALTTEAEAPTRAAVLLITSDRGLAGGYSSNAIKAAERLRERLSSEGKEVDTYIVGRKGVAYYGFRERKIAQSWTGFTDSPSYGDAKNVAAPLIEAIQTETAEGGVDELHIVFTEFVSMMTQNPVSNRMLPLSLDQVAEEGGAKGEILPLFDFEPSAEDVLDALLPRYVESRIYNALLQAAASEHAARRRAMKSATDNAGDLIKSLSRLANAARQAEITQEISEIVGGASALADATAGSDK; from the coding sequence ATGGGAGCGCAGCTCCGGGTCTACAAGCGTCGCATCCAAGCCGTCACCGCGACCAAGAAGATCACCAAGGCGATGGAGATGATCGCCGCCTCGCGCATCGTCAAGGCGCAGCGCAAGGTGGCGGCATCGATGCCGTACGCGAACGAGCTCACCCGTGCGGTGACCGCGGTAGCGACCGGCTCCACCACCAAGCACGCCCTGACCACCGAGGCCGAGGCGCCGACCCGCGCCGCGGTGCTGCTCATCACGAGCGACCGCGGTCTGGCCGGCGGCTACTCCTCCAACGCCATCAAGGCGGCGGAGCGGCTCCGTGAGCGGCTCAGCAGTGAGGGCAAGGAGGTCGACACGTACATCGTCGGCCGCAAGGGTGTCGCCTACTACGGCTTCCGCGAGCGCAAGATCGCACAGTCGTGGACCGGCTTCACCGACAGCCCGAGCTACGGGGACGCCAAGAACGTCGCCGCACCGCTGATCGAGGCCATCCAGACGGAGACGGCCGAGGGCGGTGTCGACGAGCTGCACATCGTCTTCACGGAGTTCGTGTCGATGATGACGCAGAACCCGGTGAGCAACCGGATGCTGCCGCTCTCGCTCGACCAGGTAGCGGAGGAGGGTGGCGCGAAGGGCGAGATCCTTCCGCTGTTCGACTTCGAGCCGTCGGCGGAGGACGTCCTCGACGCCCTGCTGCCGCGCTACGTCGAAAGCCGTATCTACAACGCACTGCTGCAGGCTGCCGCTTCCGAGCACGCCGCCCGCCGCCGCGCGATGAAGTCGGCGACCGACAACGCCGGGGATCTCATCAAGAGCCTCTCCCGGCTTGCCAACGCGGCCCGACAGGCCGAAATCACCCAGGAAATCAGCGAGATCGTCGGTGGCGCCAGCGCTCTGGCCGACGCGACCGCGGGGAGTGACAAGTAA
- the atpD gene encoding F0F1 ATP synthase subunit beta — protein sequence MTTTVETAAATGRVARVIGPVVDVEFPVDAMPEIYNALHVSVDDPAEEGARKLLTLEVAQHLGEGLVRAISMQPTDGLVRQAAVTNTGAGITVPVGDITKGKVFNTLGQILNEPEAEAQITERWPIHRKAPAFDQLESKTEMFETGLKVVDLLTPYVKGGKIGLFGGAGVGKTVLIQEMIMRVAKLHEGVSVFAGVGERTREGNDLIDEMTESGVLDKTALVFGQMDEPPGTRLRVALSALTMAEYFRDVQKQDVLLFIDNIFRFTQAGSEVSTLLGRMPSAVGYQPTLADEMGVLQERITSTRGHSITSMQAIYVPADDLTDPAPATTFAHLDATTVLSRPISEKGIYPAVDPLDSTSRILDPRYITQDHYDAASRVKGILQKYKDLQDIIAILGIDELGEEDKLVVHRARRVERFLSQNTHAAKQFTGLDGSDVPLDESIAAFNSICDGEYDHFPEQAFFMCGGIDDLKAKAKELGVS from the coding sequence ATGACGACCACTGTTGAGACGGCCGCCGCCACGGGCCGCGTCGCCCGGGTCATCGGCCCGGTCGTCGACGTGGAGTTCCCCGTCGACGCGATGCCGGAGATCTACAACGCACTGCACGTATCGGTTGACGACCCGGCCGAGGAAGGCGCGCGCAAGCTGCTGACCCTCGAAGTTGCCCAGCACCTGGGTGAGGGCCTCGTCCGCGCGATTTCGATGCAGCCCACCGACGGTCTGGTCCGCCAGGCCGCGGTGACCAACACGGGTGCGGGCATCACCGTCCCCGTTGGTGACATCACCAAGGGCAAGGTGTTCAACACCCTCGGTCAGATCCTGAACGAGCCGGAGGCCGAGGCTCAGATCACTGAGCGCTGGCCGATCCACCGCAAGGCCCCGGCCTTCGACCAGCTCGAGTCCAAGACCGAGATGTTCGAGACCGGCCTGAAGGTCGTCGACCTTCTCACCCCGTACGTCAAGGGTGGAAAGATCGGTCTGTTCGGTGGTGCGGGCGTCGGCAAGACGGTCCTCATCCAGGAAATGATCATGCGTGTGGCGAAGCTGCACGAGGGTGTGTCGGTGTTCGCCGGTGTCGGCGAGCGCACCCGTGAGGGCAACGACCTCATCGACGAGATGACCGAATCGGGTGTTCTGGACAAGACCGCGCTGGTCTTCGGCCAGATGGACGAGCCGCCGGGCACGCGTCTGCGCGTCGCCCTGTCCGCCCTGACCATGGCGGAGTACTTCCGCGATGTTCAGAAGCAGGACGTGCTGCTCTTCATCGACAACATCTTCCGCTTCACCCAGGCCGGTTCCGAGGTCTCCACGCTGCTCGGCCGTATGCCGTCCGCAGTGGGTTACCAGCCGACCCTGGCCGACGAGATGGGTGTGCTCCAGGAGCGCATCACCTCGACGCGTGGTCACTCGATCACCTCGATGCAGGCGATCTACGTCCCCGCGGACGACCTGACCGACCCGGCGCCGGCGACCACCTTCGCCCACCTGGACGCGACGACCGTTCTGTCGCGCCCGATCTCGGAGAAGGGCATCTACCCGGCGGTCGACCCGCTGGACTCGACGTCCCGCATCCTGGACCCCCGCTACATCACGCAGGACCACTACGACGCGGCCAGCCGCGTCAAGGGAATCCTGCAGAAGTACAAGGACCTCCAGGACATCATCGCGATCCTCGGTATCGACGAGCTGGGCGAAGAGGACAAGCTTGTTGTCCACCGCGCCCGTCGCGTCGAGCGTTTCCTGTCGCAGAACACCCACGCCGCCAAGCAGTTCACCGGCCTGGACGGTTCGGACGTGCCGCTCGACGAGTCGATCGCCGCGTTCAACTCGATCTGCGACGGCGAGTACGACCACTTCCCCGAGCAGGCGTTCTTCATGTGCGGTGGCATTGACGACCTCAAGGCCAAGGCCAAGGAGCTCGGCGTCTCCTGA
- a CDS encoding F0F1 ATP synthase subunit epsilon codes for MAAELHVELVAADRNVWSGEASLVVARTTSGDIGVMPGHQPLLGVLESGPVTIRTSDGGTVVAAVHGGFISFADNKLSLLAEIAELAEEIDPARAERALERAKAEADAAAERRAAVRLRAVAGH; via the coding sequence TTGGCTGCTGAGCTGCACGTCGAGCTGGTCGCGGCGGACCGTAATGTCTGGTCCGGCGAGGCCTCCCTGGTCGTCGCGCGCACCACGTCCGGCGACATCGGCGTCATGCCCGGTCACCAGCCGCTGCTGGGTGTGCTGGAGTCGGGCCCGGTGACGATCCGTACGAGCGACGGCGGCACTGTCGTCGCCGCTGTGCACGGCGGGTTCATCTCGTTCGCCGACAACAAGCTGTCTCTGCTCGCAGAGATCGCCGAGCTGGCGGAAGAGATCGACCCGGCGCGTGCCGAGCGGGCGCTGGAGCGGGCGAAGGCGGAGGCGGATGCCGCTGCCGAGCGCCGCGCCGCCGTCCGACTGCGCGCGGTTGCGGGACACTGA
- a CDS encoding DUF2550 domain-containing protein: MFLALLVSGSVVALVLVGLFVFGLRRRLIQRSGGTFDCSLRWNTPEESDTSGKGWVYGVARYSGDRIEWFRVFSYAPRPRRVLERSAIEVLSRRHPEGEEELALLSDAIILGCVHRGIRLELAMSEDALTGFLAWLEAAPPGQRVNVA, translated from the coding sequence ATGTTCCTCGCTCTGCTCGTGAGCGGCTCGGTAGTCGCGCTGGTACTGGTGGGACTCTTTGTCTTCGGACTGCGCCGACGGCTGATCCAGCGCTCCGGCGGCACCTTCGACTGCAGTCTGCGCTGGAACACCCCCGAGGAGTCCGACACGTCGGGCAAGGGCTGGGTGTACGGCGTCGCCCGCTACAGCGGGGACCGCATCGAGTGGTTCCGCGTCTTCTCGTACGCCCCGCGCCCGCGCCGCGTGCTGGAGCGCTCGGCGATCGAGGTGCTGTCGCGCCGCCACCCCGAGGGCGAGGAGGAGCTGGCGCTTCTCTCCGACGCGATCATCCTCGGCTGTGTGCACCGGGGGATCCGGCTGGAGCTGGCGATGAGCGAGGACGCGCTGACCGGTTTCCTCGCCTGGCTGGAGGCGGCGCCTCCGGGGCAGAGAGTCAACGTCGCATAG